From Mycolicibacterium nivoides, a single genomic window includes:
- a CDS encoding inorganic phosphate transporter, producing MSAELIILVLLIATALAFDFTNGFHDTGNAMATSIATGALKPKTAVILAGVLNLVGAFLSVEVAVTVTTSVLKIQDSKTGSLVSGIDASTGLTIIFAGLIGGILWNLLTWLFGIPSSSSHALFGGLIGAGLAAIGLAGVNWSGVVQKVLIPAIAAPFIACLVAAAGTWLVYRITRNVLKQRREQGFRWGQIATASLVALSHGTNDAQKTMGVIALALITTGHLTGDVKENGLPFWIIASCALAIGLGTYIGGWRVIRTLGKGLVEIESPQGLAAEASSAAIILSSSAAGMALSTTHVATGSILGSGVGKPGAEVRWAVAGRMAMAWLITLPAAGLVGALAFWLSHGVEALTGAALAGDGLIFLILIALSGYMWWRAQQQKVDHKNVNADWDSSTNSVVPAEIREAAKPAKPSTDKAAV from the coding sequence ATGAGCGCTGAGCTGATCATTCTGGTGTTGCTGATAGCAACAGCATTGGCCTTCGATTTCACAAACGGCTTTCACGACACCGGAAACGCGATGGCGACATCGATCGCCACCGGGGCGTTGAAGCCGAAGACCGCCGTGATCCTTGCGGGTGTCCTCAACCTGGTCGGCGCGTTCCTCTCGGTCGAGGTCGCCGTGACCGTGACCACGTCGGTGCTCAAGATTCAGGACAGCAAGACGGGGTCGCTGGTATCGGGTATCGATGCCTCGACCGGCCTCACCATCATCTTCGCCGGCCTCATCGGCGGCATCCTCTGGAACCTCCTGACCTGGCTCTTCGGCATCCCTTCCAGCTCGTCGCATGCGCTCTTCGGCGGGCTGATCGGTGCCGGCCTGGCTGCCATCGGGTTGGCCGGGGTCAACTGGTCCGGCGTCGTTCAGAAGGTGCTCATCCCCGCGATCGCCGCTCCGTTCATCGCCTGCCTCGTCGCGGCCGCTGGAACCTGGCTGGTCTACCGCATCACCCGCAACGTGCTCAAGCAGCGTCGTGAGCAGGGTTTCCGCTGGGGCCAGATCGCCACCGCCTCACTGGTCGCCCTGTCACACGGCACGAATGACGCTCAGAAGACCATGGGTGTCATCGCGCTCGCGCTCATCACCACCGGCCACCTCACCGGCGATGTGAAGGAGAACGGCCTGCCGTTCTGGATCATCGCCTCTTGCGCCCTTGCTATCGGCCTGGGCACCTACATCGGCGGATGGCGCGTCATCCGCACCCTGGGCAAGGGTCTGGTCGAGATCGAGTCCCCGCAGGGCCTGGCGGCTGAAGCATCCTCGGCCGCAATCATCCTCAGCTCCAGCGCCGCCGGTATGGCCCTGTCCACCACCCACGTCGCCACGGGCTCGATCCTCGGCAGCGGCGTCGGTAAGCCGGGCGCGGAGGTGCGCTGGGCGGTTGCCGGCCGCATGGCGATGGCATGGCTGATCACCCTCCCCGCCGCCGGCCTCGTCGGCGCGCTGGCCTTCTGGCTCTCGCACGGGGTCGAGGCGCTCACCGGCGCGGCGCTGGCCGGCGACGGCCTGATCTTCCTGATCCTGATCGCCCTGTCCGGCTACATGTGGTGGCGCGCCCAGCAGCAGAAGGTCGACCACAAGAACGTCAACGCCGATTGGGATTCCTCCACCAACTCGGTTGTGCCCGCGGAAATCCGCGAGGCTGCCAAGCCCGCCAAGCCCAGCACCGACAAAGCCGCGGTCTGA
- a CDS encoding DUF3349 domain-containing protein, translating to MNAFLAKIAAWLNAGYPEGVPGPDRVPLLALLARRLTNDEVKAVARDLIDRGDFDHIDIGVLITQITDELPRAEDVERVRERLAAKGWPLDDPRDAEDAGDADHPTGNNGDDPKEPGGPA from the coding sequence GTGAACGCTTTTCTCGCGAAGATCGCGGCCTGGCTGAATGCCGGGTACCCGGAGGGGGTGCCCGGACCAGACCGGGTGCCGCTGTTGGCGCTGCTGGCGCGGCGCCTGACCAACGACGAAGTCAAGGCGGTCGCACGGGATCTCATCGATCGCGGTGACTTCGATCACATCGACATCGGTGTGCTGATCACCCAGATCACCGATGAACTGCCCCGCGCCGAAGACGTCGAGCGGGTACGCGAGCGACTGGCGGCCAAGGGATGGCCGTTGGACGATCCGCGCGATGCCGAGGATGCCGGCGACGCCGACCATCCCACCGGTAACAACGGGGACGACCCGAAAGAGCCAGGGGGCCCGGCATAG
- a CDS encoding polysaccharide deacetylase family protein yields MPEFSWPEGKTAAAAFTFDVDAESAVLWGDKSEVGVSARMSVMSHQAYGPLVGIPRILELLERHQIPSTFFVPGHTAHRYPEAVRAIVAAGHEIAHHGYLHEQPTALTLQEEIDALDRGLEALAEVAGVRPIGYRAPMWDLSWHTPALLAERGFLYDSSLMDADCPYELSVGDGSLVEIPIQWALDDWEQYCYLPDISGSGLIESPRKARELWQLEFDALRRVGACWVLTNHPFLTGRASRAAELDDLMRYVLEHSDVWTTNLGAIAEHVRSLGLPPRSITKP; encoded by the coding sequence ATGCCTGAGTTCTCCTGGCCGGAAGGCAAAACCGCGGCGGCGGCGTTCACCTTCGATGTGGATGCCGAGTCGGCGGTGCTGTGGGGCGACAAGAGCGAAGTCGGCGTCTCCGCTCGCATGAGCGTGATGTCTCACCAGGCCTACGGGCCGCTGGTGGGAATTCCCCGGATCCTGGAACTACTGGAACGCCACCAGATTCCGTCGACATTCTTCGTCCCGGGTCACACCGCGCACCGGTACCCCGAGGCGGTGCGCGCGATCGTCGCGGCCGGGCACGAGATCGCCCACCACGGTTACCTGCACGAGCAACCGACGGCACTGACGCTGCAGGAGGAGATCGACGCGCTGGACCGCGGTCTGGAGGCGCTGGCCGAGGTGGCCGGTGTACGGCCGATCGGCTACCGCGCGCCCATGTGGGACCTGTCCTGGCACACCCCGGCGCTGCTGGCCGAACGTGGATTCCTTTACGACTCCAGCCTGATGGACGCCGACTGCCCCTATGAGCTGTCTGTCGGTGACGGCTCGCTGGTCGAGATCCCGATCCAGTGGGCCCTCGACGACTGGGAGCAGTACTGCTATCTGCCCGACATCTCCGGATCTGGTCTGATCGAAAGCCCGCGCAAGGCAAGGGAACTCTGGCAGCTGGAGTTCGACGCGCTGCGCCGCGTGGGGGCCTGCTGGGTACTCACCAATCACCCCTTCCTGACCGGACGGGCTTCGCGGGCAGCCGAACTCGACGATCTCATGCGTTATGTGCTTGAGCACTCCGATGTGTGGACCACGAATCTCGGGGCCATCGCCGAGCATGTGCGCTCACTCGGGCTCCCGCCGCGGAGCATCACCAAGCCGTGA
- a CDS encoding VOC family protein, whose protein sequence is MEILASRMLIRPVDYPASVEFYRDGIGLAIAREYGAGTVFYAGQSLIELAGHHSPTESGTFPGALWLQVRDVYATQAELEGRGVAIARAATQEPWGLHEMHVTDPDGITLIFVQVPDTHPLRRDTRQ, encoded by the coding sequence ATGGAAATCCTGGCCAGCCGGATGCTGATCCGGCCGGTCGACTACCCGGCATCCGTGGAGTTCTACCGCGACGGGATCGGCCTGGCCATCGCCCGCGAATACGGTGCGGGCACAGTCTTTTACGCGGGGCAGTCACTGATCGAGCTGGCCGGTCACCACAGCCCCACCGAGTCCGGGACCTTCCCCGGTGCGCTGTGGTTGCAAGTGCGCGACGTCTACGCCACCCAGGCCGAACTCGAAGGCCGGGGCGTGGCGATCGCCCGGGCCGCAACGCAGGAGCCGTGGGGTCTGCACGAGATGCACGTGACCGACCCCGACGGCATCACGCTGATCTTCGTCCAGGTGCCCGACACCCATCCGCTGCGCCGCGACACCCGGCAATGA
- a CDS encoding PucR family transcriptional regulator, whose product MSDRSDVIPTLRDLLESHRGLLTPDEPTGDLDRRISWVHTTELRDPSRYLHGGELVCTVGISLQTAQDCAAFVESLTRAGAAGLCFGIGDVHDTVPGALITSAARDGLPILIAPPNVPFSSVSRYVADFQVGGEISVARATNSLMPELLSSQRRRESVRQLLDRAGEVLGGYLLLDPDEAPEDTGTTTAVDGLGTLAWVGSGDPPETAVLQLIARFAQAAQGDRDIESALTRERVGQLLSLIERRMLLPDALNQLLDWAGLSSPELTCSAWPAGAGAVLSMAFPDALVGDAPEVCLVLEAGARAQAATELSMPSGHAAAVPLAELGAAITQARIALDLAQQHGGSIGPDQLSTFDSLLEGLPLSRLAPFKNQLIDPLERLDNDRGTQHVRTLRAFLATNGSLIDTARELFLHTNTVRHRLSRIHEITGRNPMSFEDQAAFAIGLRASDRARRMPGRPE is encoded by the coding sequence ATGTCGGACCGCAGCGACGTCATACCGACACTGCGCGATCTCCTCGAATCACACCGGGGGCTGCTCACCCCCGACGAACCCACCGGCGACCTGGACCGCCGGATCAGCTGGGTGCACACCACCGAGCTGCGGGACCCGTCGCGGTATCTGCACGGTGGCGAGCTGGTCTGCACAGTGGGCATCAGCCTGCAGACCGCACAGGACTGCGCGGCATTCGTCGAGTCGTTGACCCGGGCCGGGGCCGCCGGCCTGTGCTTCGGCATCGGCGATGTGCACGACACCGTCCCCGGCGCGCTGATCACCTCGGCCGCCCGCGACGGCCTGCCGATCCTCATCGCCCCTCCCAATGTGCCGTTCTCGTCGGTGAGCCGCTATGTCGCCGACTTCCAGGTCGGCGGTGAGATATCCGTCGCACGCGCCACCAATTCGCTGATGCCCGAACTGCTTTCGTCACAACGGCGGCGCGAGTCGGTGAGGCAGCTGTTGGACCGCGCAGGTGAGGTGCTGGGCGGCTACCTCCTGCTGGATCCTGATGAGGCACCCGAGGACACCGGCACCACCACCGCCGTCGACGGGTTGGGCACCCTGGCCTGGGTGGGCAGCGGCGACCCGCCCGAAACCGCTGTGCTGCAGCTGATCGCGCGATTCGCCCAGGCTGCCCAAGGTGATCGCGACATCGAATCCGCGCTGACCCGCGAACGGGTCGGACAGTTGCTGTCGTTGATCGAGCGTCGCATGCTGCTGCCCGACGCCCTCAATCAGCTGTTGGACTGGGCGGGGCTGAGCTCACCGGAACTGACCTGCTCGGCCTGGCCGGCCGGGGCCGGCGCCGTGCTGTCGATGGCGTTTCCGGATGCCCTGGTCGGCGATGCGCCCGAGGTTTGTCTGGTTCTTGAGGCCGGCGCCCGCGCTCAGGCCGCCACCGAACTCTCGATGCCGTCGGGGCACGCCGCAGCCGTACCGCTCGCCGAACTGGGGGCGGCGATCACCCAAGCCCGCATCGCCCTCGACCTGGCCCAGCAGCACGGCGGAAGCATCGGACCCGATCAACTGAGCACCTTCGACAGCCTGCTCGAGGGCTTGCCCCTGAGCCGGCTGGCCCCGTTCAAGAACCAACTCATCGACCCACTCGAGCGCCTGGACAACGACCGGGGCACCCAGCACGTGCGTACTCTTCGGGCCTTCCTGGCCACCAACGGGTCGCTCATCGACACCGCCCGCGAACTGTTCCTGCACACCAACACCGTTCGTCACCGGCTGAGTCGTATCCACGAGATCACCGGACGTAACCCGATGAGTTTCGAGGACCAGGCCGCGTTCGCCATCGGATTGCGCGCCAGCGATCGCGCCCGCCGGATGCCCGGACGGCCGGAGTGA
- a CDS encoding nucleotidyltransferase domain-containing protein, whose product MLESAQHASCDPAIEAVLGRAVERIRRDYPDTRAILLKGSLVRGDAGPYSDIDLDVLVSGADESSYAAWFDSEGGRLHHVSLAVHSRDGWWDEAEDPAEWSFGFAALEVFRLLWVDDPEEAARYSGPGLPRPAGEPELEDFFSDLGKLRNARRSGDELGVRLAARAAALLCPSVLATVNPGHPADPITSARAALDAALSFPVAPQGYREDFLRCLGLSGEASDTDDIAAAAERLVLGTVSLLEAHQAWSTDADKPRFELGLDDALATRSLSAYLRQSQD is encoded by the coding sequence ATGCTCGAGTCCGCCCAGCACGCGTCGTGCGATCCGGCAATCGAGGCTGTCCTCGGACGCGCGGTCGAACGCATTCGACGCGACTACCCAGACACCCGGGCGATCCTCCTCAAGGGCAGCCTGGTCCGCGGCGACGCCGGCCCGTACAGCGATATCGATCTGGACGTTCTGGTGAGTGGAGCCGACGAGAGCAGTTATGCCGCATGGTTCGACAGCGAAGGTGGTCGCTTGCACCACGTTTCGCTCGCGGTTCATTCTCGGGACGGATGGTGGGACGAGGCCGAGGATCCGGCGGAATGGTCGTTCGGTTTCGCTGCTCTTGAGGTGTTTCGATTGCTCTGGGTGGACGATCCGGAGGAGGCGGCACGGTATAGCGGGCCCGGACTCCCCCGTCCAGCCGGGGAACCCGAACTGGAGGACTTCTTTTCCGACCTTGGCAAGCTCCGCAATGCGCGCAGATCCGGCGACGAGTTGGGCGTCCGGCTTGCCGCCCGAGCGGCCGCACTTCTTTGCCCCTCGGTACTGGCGACCGTCAATCCCGGCCATCCGGCCGATCCGATAACCAGCGCCCGGGCAGCCCTCGACGCCGCCCTGTCATTTCCGGTCGCACCACAGGGTTATCGGGAGGATTTCCTGCGTTGTCTCGGCCTCTCGGGCGAGGCCTCGGACACCGACGACATCGCGGCTGCCGCCGAACGTCTGGTGCTCGGCACCGTCTCGCTACTGGAAGCCCACCAAGCGTGGTCGACCGACGCTGACAAACCTCGCTTCGAGCTCGGCCTGGACGACGCGCTGGCAACTCGGAGCCTTAGCGCCTACCTGCGCCAATCCCAGGACTGA
- a CDS encoding DUF3349 domain-containing protein, producing the protein MTESAGYMENVLTWLHKGYPEGVPPKDYFALLALLKRSLSEDEVIQAAQAILRANDGDTPVTEGEIRDAVQSIIEKEPNPEEIQQVASRLASVGWPLATPAR; encoded by the coding sequence ATGACCGAATCTGCCGGCTACATGGAGAACGTGCTCACGTGGCTGCACAAGGGTTACCCCGAGGGCGTGCCGCCGAAGGACTACTTCGCACTGTTGGCGCTGCTCAAGCGTTCACTGTCCGAGGACGAGGTGATTCAGGCCGCACAGGCGATCCTGCGGGCCAACGACGGTGATACCCCGGTGACCGAGGGTGAGATTCGCGACGCGGTCCAGTCGATCATCGAGAAGGAACCGAATCCCGAAGAGATCCAGCAGGTGGCCTCGCGCCTGGCTTCGGTCGGCTGGCCGTTGGCCACACCGGCGCGCTGA
- the speB gene encoding agmatinase, translated as MAVPRYAGIATFARLPQRHEVSDYDIAVVGVPFDTGVTYRPGARFGPAAIRQASRLLKPYHPALDVSPFAQAQVVDAGDIAANPFDIEAAVEQVRDGIADLLTTPRQRVVLLGGDHTIALPALQAMHAVHGPVALVHFDAHLDTWDTYFGAPCTHGTPFRRASEQGLIVKGHSAHVGIRGSLYDRADLLDDESLGFTVVHCRDIDRIGVDGVIERIRDRVGDHPVYVSIDIDVLDPAFAPGTGTPEIGGMTSRELVAVLRAMRGLQIVGADVVEVAPAYDSGDVTAVAGANLAYELVTLMADNA; from the coding sequence ATGGCGGTGCCGCGGTATGCGGGCATCGCCACCTTTGCCCGGCTGCCGCAACGCCACGAGGTCTCCGACTACGACATCGCGGTGGTCGGGGTGCCGTTCGACACCGGTGTCACCTACCGGCCGGGTGCCCGGTTCGGCCCGGCCGCGATCCGGCAGGCTTCACGTCTGCTCAAGCCCTACCATCCGGCGCTGGACGTGAGCCCGTTCGCGCAGGCACAGGTGGTCGACGCCGGCGACATCGCGGCCAATCCGTTCGACATCGAGGCGGCGGTGGAGCAGGTGCGCGACGGCATCGCCGACCTGCTGACCACGCCGCGACAGCGGGTGGTGCTTCTCGGCGGGGACCACACCATCGCGCTGCCGGCACTGCAGGCGATGCATGCGGTCCACGGGCCGGTGGCGCTGGTGCACTTCGACGCTCACCTCGACACCTGGGACACCTACTTCGGTGCGCCCTGCACGCACGGCACCCCGTTCCGCCGGGCTTCCGAACAGGGCCTGATCGTCAAGGGCCACTCGGCGCACGTCGGGATCCGCGGCTCGCTCTACGACCGCGCCGACCTGCTCGACGACGAATCATTGGGCTTCACGGTGGTCCACTGCCGCGATATCGACCGCATCGGTGTCGACGGGGTCATCGAGCGGATCCGTGACCGGGTGGGGGACCACCCGGTGTACGTGTCGATCGACATCGACGTGCTGGACCCGGCATTCGCGCCGGGCACGGGAACACCCGAGATCGGTGGGATGACGAGTCGTGAGTTGGTGGCGGTGCTGCGCGCCATGCGCGGGTTGCAGATCGTCGGTGCCGACGTGGTGGAGGTCGCTCCGGCCTACGACAGCGGTGACGTCACCGCGGTGGCGGGCGCCAATCTGGCCTATGAGCTGGTTACGCTGATGGCTGACAATGCCTGA
- a CDS encoding GNAT family N-acetyltransferase: MVRSDWHWICGWFRDPELDRRLGPIDEEWLEHVLSEHDGVQLVLEDHKGRAAALVGCVWDPTGGEHAITDLAVAPQLRRSGIGREAVAATVAWAGHPAAKRWIAFVEVDNPSAFKFFPAIGWCHEGIEDGMHRFCREM; this comes from the coding sequence ATGGTGCGCTCGGATTGGCATTGGATATGTGGTTGGTTTCGCGACCCGGAGCTTGATCGCCGGTTGGGGCCGATCGATGAAGAGTGGCTGGAGCATGTTCTCTCTGAGCACGACGGGGTGCAACTCGTCCTGGAGGACCACAAAGGGCGGGCCGCGGCGCTGGTCGGATGTGTGTGGGATCCAACGGGCGGCGAGCATGCGATCACCGATCTCGCGGTTGCCCCTCAACTTCGGCGTTCGGGGATCGGGCGTGAGGCGGTCGCGGCGACGGTGGCCTGGGCTGGGCATCCGGCGGCGAAACGTTGGATCGCGTTCGTCGAGGTGGACAATCCCAGCGCGTTCAAATTCTTCCCCGCGATCGGCTGGTGCCACGAGGGCATCGAGGACGGCATGCATCGGTTCTGCCGTGAGATGTGA
- a CDS encoding SDR family NAD(P)-dependent oxidoreductase, giving the protein MSSLQGRVVLVTGAAQGMGAAHARRLAAAGATVAVNDIRAGAALDALAAEIGGPAVPGDVSDPAICVEIADAVVAAAGRLDVLVANHAYMTMAPLLEHDEADWWRVVDTNLGGTFHLVQAVLPHMRRLGAGRIVVVSSEWGVTGWPEATAYAASKAGLISLVKTLGRELAPEGIIVNAVAPGVTDTPQLQVDADAAGIALTDMHKRYAESIPLGRIGSVDEIAAAVQFLADFEMSAVVGQVIACNGGATRARA; this is encoded by the coding sequence ATGAGCTCATTGCAGGGGCGAGTCGTGCTGGTCACGGGGGCCGCTCAGGGCATGGGTGCCGCCCACGCGCGTCGGCTGGCCGCCGCGGGAGCGACGGTCGCGGTCAACGACATTCGCGCCGGCGCTGCGCTGGATGCGCTGGCTGCCGAGATCGGCGGCCCGGCTGTGCCCGGCGACGTCAGTGACCCTGCCATCTGTGTCGAGATCGCAGATGCGGTGGTGGCCGCGGCGGGCAGGCTCGACGTGCTGGTAGCCAATCATGCCTACATGACCATGGCGCCGCTGCTGGAGCACGACGAGGCGGACTGGTGGCGGGTCGTCGACACCAATCTGGGCGGGACGTTCCATCTGGTGCAGGCGGTGCTGCCGCACATGCGCCGGCTCGGCGCGGGGCGCATCGTCGTGGTTTCCAGCGAGTGGGGTGTCACCGGCTGGCCCGAGGCGACGGCCTACGCGGCGTCCAAGGCCGGGCTGATCTCGTTGGTCAAGACGCTGGGGCGGGAGTTGGCGCCGGAGGGGATCATCGTCAACGCGGTGGCGCCCGGAGTGACCGACACCCCGCAGCTGCAGGTCGACGCCGACGCCGCCGGGATCGCACTGACGGATATGCACAAGCGTTACGCCGAGTCGATTCCGTTGGGCCGCATCGGTTCCGTCGATGAGATCGCGGCCGCGGTGCAATTCCTGGCCGACTTCGAGATGTCGGCGGTCGTCGGGCAGGTGATCGCCTGTAACGGCGGGGCGACTCGGGCGAGGGCATGA
- a CDS encoding APC family permease, whose product MTASPISAPAHDPDGPHVLRREFSLWSAFAFAFAFISPIVALYGIFGLALAAAGPSFWWGFALVFGGQLLVALVFAMLVSRWPLEGSIYQWSRRLLGTSYGWFAGWVYMWTLVIAMATVALGAAGFVANIAGVESPSGGLRAVIALMILLGGTAINLIGRGALKVFMTASIVAEVIGSIGLGTWLLVFHRNNSLSVLFDGGGPGLDTWSYLSGPFLIAVAFIGFSFVGFESAGAIAEEVHEPRRDLPKAVIFSLGFIALVVAYSSLAIILAIPDLDAVVSGSVADPVYETLTAALGHGIAKPVEALFVIGFLASFLALQTSASRVIWAYARDGALPAAAALARLRGRARIPVVAILVTTVVGGALFLLSIVAGDIYSLMVNFTAGGFYLAFLFPLIGFVVVLARRGWTDGAFSLGRATVPVAAVAAVWAILQTLNIAWPRPVFEQRYLDWSVWIGLAVLGVIGLGILLSVRKRIVSAAVIDGAELLDERADVKAVAGD is encoded by the coding sequence ATGACTGCATCGCCGATCTCGGCGCCCGCGCACGACCCCGACGGGCCCCATGTTCTACGGCGCGAATTCTCGCTGTGGTCGGCGTTTGCCTTCGCTTTCGCGTTCATCTCGCCGATCGTCGCGCTCTACGGAATCTTCGGTCTGGCCCTGGCCGCGGCAGGCCCGAGCTTCTGGTGGGGCTTCGCGCTGGTGTTCGGCGGCCAGCTGCTGGTGGCCCTGGTCTTCGCGATGCTGGTGTCCCGTTGGCCGTTGGAGGGTTCCATATATCAGTGGTCGCGGCGGCTGCTGGGCACGTCCTACGGCTGGTTCGCCGGCTGGGTGTACATGTGGACGCTGGTGATCGCGATGGCGACGGTGGCGCTCGGCGCGGCCGGGTTCGTGGCCAACATCGCCGGGGTGGAATCTCCGTCCGGGGGCCTGCGGGCCGTCATCGCGCTGATGATTCTGCTCGGCGGGACTGCGATCAATCTGATCGGCCGTGGCGCGCTCAAGGTGTTCATGACCGCCAGCATCGTGGCCGAAGTGATCGGTTCCATCGGGCTGGGCACCTGGCTGCTGGTGTTCCACCGCAACAACTCGTTGTCGGTGCTGTTCGACGGAGGCGGTCCCGGGCTGGATACCTGGAGCTACCTGAGCGGGCCGTTCCTGATCGCGGTGGCCTTCATCGGGTTCTCGTTCGTCGGGTTCGAAAGCGCGGGCGCGATCGCCGAGGAGGTGCATGAGCCGCGGCGGGATCTGCCCAAGGCGGTGATCTTCTCGCTGGGGTTCATCGCGTTGGTGGTGGCCTACTCGAGCTTGGCGATCATCCTGGCGATCCCGGATCTCGATGCGGTGGTGTCGGGTTCGGTGGCCGACCCGGTGTACGAAACTCTTACGGCGGCACTGGGACACGGCATCGCCAAACCGGTCGAGGCGCTCTTCGTGATCGGCTTCCTGGCCAGCTTCCTGGCCCTGCAGACTTCGGCCTCACGCGTGATCTGGGCCTACGCCCGGGACGGTGCACTGCCGGCCGCGGCCGCGCTGGCCCGGCTGCGCGGCAGGGCCCGGATCCCGGTGGTGGCGATTCTGGTCACCACGGTCGTCGGCGGGGCACTGTTCCTGCTCAGCATCGTGGCCGGCGACATCTATTCGCTCATGGTCAATTTCACCGCAGGCGGCTTCTACCTGGCCTTCCTGTTCCCGTTGATCGGGTTCGTGGTGGTCCTGGCCCGCCGCGGCTGGACGGATGGTGCGTTCAGCCTGGGCCGGGCCACGGTTCCCGTCGCCGCCGTGGCCGCGGTTTGGGCGATCCTCCAGACCCTCAACATCGCTTGGCCGAGGCCGGTTTTCGAGCAGCGCTACCTGGACTGGTCGGTGTGGATCGGGCTCGCGGTGCTGGGTGTGATCGGTCTGGGGATCCTGCTCAGTGTGCGCAAGCGGATCGTCAGCGCCGCGGTGATCGACGGGGCCGAGCTCCTCGATGAGCGCGCCGACGTCAAGGCGGTGGCCGGTGACTGA
- a CDS encoding SDR family NAD(P)-dependent oxidoreductase, whose translation MSAPTSRRWPVTEAPVAVVTGGASGIGAAVVTALRDRGHTIGTIDLSGETRADHAVAADVSDGAAVAGAVAEIRAELGPIAALVTSAGYYEMAPVSQISAQAWQRMLRVHVGGLFHAARACLPDMLERGSGAVVAVASELAVGGGDHDAHYAAAKGAILGLVRSLAAEVADRGVRVNAVAPGPTDTPLLAVDSPWRAADYLETLPLRRLVTPAEVARCVQYLVCDATFSTGDVVNVNAGAVI comes from the coding sequence ATGAGCGCGCCGACGTCAAGGCGGTGGCCGGTGACTGAGGCTCCTGTCGCCGTCGTCACGGGCGGGGCCAGCGGAATCGGTGCGGCGGTCGTCACCGCGCTGCGCGACCGCGGCCACACCATCGGAACGATCGACCTGTCCGGTGAAACCCGGGCGGACCACGCTGTCGCGGCTGACGTTTCCGACGGCGCCGCTGTTGCCGGCGCGGTCGCAGAGATCCGGGCCGAGCTCGGTCCGATCGCCGCGTTGGTGACCTCGGCCGGGTACTACGAGATGGCTCCGGTGAGCCAGATCAGTGCCCAGGCCTGGCAGCGCATGCTGCGGGTGCACGTGGGCGGGCTGTTCCACGCCGCCCGGGCGTGTCTGCCCGACATGCTCGAACGGGGCTCGGGTGCGGTCGTCGCGGTGGCCAGTGAACTCGCCGTCGGTGGGGGCGACCATGACGCCCATTACGCCGCGGCCAAGGGCGCCATCCTCGGTCTGGTGCGCAGCCTGGCCGCCGAGGTCGCCGATCGCGGTGTGCGCGTGAATGCGGTGGCTCCCGGGCCGACCGACACACCGCTGCTCGCCGTTGATTCCCCTTGGCGCGCAGCAGATTATCTGGAAACTCTGCCGTTGCGGCGACTGGTCACGCCCGCTGAGGTGGCGCGTTGTGTGCAGTACCTGGTGTGCGATGCCACCTTCAGCACCGGTGATGTCGTCAACGTCAACGCGGGAGCGGTGATATGA